Below is a genomic region from Gasterosteus aculeatus chromosome 2, fGasAcu3.hap1.1, whole genome shotgun sequence.
TCCAAAATAACGGTCAAATCCACAGATTAACTTCTGTGGGGAGAGATTTCTACCACATACGTTCTCTGATCCTTGCAGACTGGTCTCAGGAGCCATCCCTGCTGGTCATTTCACCCACGTGTTTGTGGACGAGGCAGGACACGCTGTGGAGACTGAATGTTTGGTCCCATTGGCAGGTACAAACACTGGCTTAATGTTTCGATTGGTTTTGTTATCCGTACAACAAAGGGCTGCTCAATAATCTGTCTGATAACAAAGTGATTACTTTAAGGCgacattccttttgtttttatctatCATCTCCTTCATCTACAGAAGCTGAAAACATTGACcattgttaaatgttcttaAACTTGTTGGTTTGGAATCAACACAAAATTCATTAACTTTGAAAACTTTTATGCAAGCATATCAATTGttaatctttattcaacataattaattatattggacaaatataaacaaatattttttgttttgaagaagTTTTGTCCCATTTATTTTATATGGACCGATGTATAATTTTGCCAACCGCATTAAGTCACTTAAAATGACTGTCAATTAAAAAAGTGTCAGTATAATAAAAGTAGAATAATACCTCCTTTGTTCACCGTTTGTGACCAATTATGTTGCAGCATAATTtccaacattgttttttttgcacaaaggGCTGCTGGATGCAGAGTCGggtcaggttgttctggctggaGACCCCAAGCAGCTCGGACCCATTCTCAGATCGCCCTTTGCACTGAAATACGGCATgggtaagcacacacacacacacctgcacacacaccgcCTCATTAATAAAACTGCAGCTTGAATCAATTAGGATACTTCTGCAGCACCGTTTCTGTCCACTAACACGCATATTTACATTCAGTAATGTTGACCCAAACACTGTTCCATGTGCAGGGGTCTCCCTGCTGGAGCGCCTGATGACTGATTTCTCTCTGTACCGGAAGGTGGACGGCGCGGTCGACAATCGATTCGTCACCAAACTGCTGCGCAACTACAGGTTCGGTCCAGCGGTCCGTTAAAGGCGCTCATACAGAAAGTGCtggattttgattttgtttctCCTGATCAGGTCCCATCCGGCCATTCTGAAGATCCCCAACGAGCTCTTCTATGATAACGAGCTGCAGTATTGTGCTGATGAAATGTTGCGCAGCTCCTACTGTCACTGGGAACACCTCAAGAAGCAGGTCGGACTTCTTCTTTTATTGTGGCACACTAATATCGTACTGTCATTGTAAGTTTAAAACTAATTTAACTGacagttggaaaaaaacaagcagtTTTAAGGTGAGAAATTGGGTtctaataaaatattattttgataGTATATTTATAAGACTAAACTATTTAAATTAACAATTAAGTTATGAGCAGACAAAACACTAATATTTAATAACTGTTCAAAACGATGCTGTTTTTTACCTTTTGATGGGGggatcatcattatcattatttgaggaaattgcactttcttgcttcttgttctcctgagtttgtaccctatggttgaatgcacttactgtacgtcgctttggataaaagcgtcagctaaatgacatgtaatgtaatgtaatcatcatTGGTGGAAAATCAATTCCTCATCTCATTATAATTTAATGATTTTAAAGAatatttaatacaaataaaatactgtCTTCAGATTTCCAAACGATTTCCATTCCATCAGCGATTGTGCAGCCGGTCAACTCTCTGCTCAGTAccacttttttcattttgttgttcATATAATGAAATGTAACttacacgtcacacacacatcgcaGGGCTTCCCGGTGATCTTCCACGGCGTGACCGGCATTGACGACCAGGAGAAGAGCAGTCCTTCATTCTTTAACATCGCGGAGGCGGAGGTGCTCATGGACTACGTCAGGAAACTGCTGCAGACAGATGGCAAGAAGGGAGTGGCCACCATCTCCCCCAGAGACATAGGCATCATCGCTCCCTACAGGAAGCAGGTGGGAAGTAATTCGACAAAGCGGTATTCGTGTTGCAGATCACCTTGGTCCACATGCAGGTGAACACAGGATAAAATGCGACAACGTGATTATATGTTGATTACAAGCTGGAGCTGGtgttttatcccccccccccctcttaggTGCAGAAAATCCGCAAGGCCCTGACTAAAGTAGAGAAAGACTTCAAATTTAAGGACATGAGCAAACTAAAGGTAACTCATTTCAAATTTCACACTTAAGCAATGTGGGAAACAATCACAGCAGAGGAAGTGTCTGAGtacacgagtgtgtgtgcgtgtgtgtgtgtgtgtgtgtgtgtgtgtcaggttggTTCGGTGGAGGAGTTCCAAGGTCAGGAGAGGAGAGTGATCTTGGTGTCTACAGTTCGGAGCAGCCCCAATTACTTGGAGATAGACAAAAAGTTCCACCTGGGCTTTGTCAAGAACGAGAAGGTACGCAGAGCAAACGCACTGTGTGTGTACGGACAGAACGTTATTCTGACGCTTTCTTCTCTACCAGAGATTCAACGTGGCTGTGACTCGAGCCAAAGCCCTGCTAATCGTGGTGGGAAACCCCAGAGTGCTGAAGGCAGACGATACCTGGGCCCGGTATGTGCCACAGGATTGCTTCTAATTTCAGCTGGAGTTTGAAAGTCCCAACTTCAATAtgtcgtgccccccccccccccccgctggcgTGCAGATTCATCCAGTACTGTCGAGATGAAGGAGGCTACGACGGTTatgagcaggtggaggaggataaGGACGTGGTGCAGAGACTCGCCGTCCTCTTCAGCAACATCGAGATtcaaggtaacacacacacacgtacgtttGTTTTCATCAGTATCGCCCCTGAATAAATGGGAGATCTGTTGACCTTGCTTTCGCTCTGTGAATCTTGTTGCCAGTGGAGACTGCAGAGAGCGCTGTTCAGCAGCATCTGGACCCCGAGTGGAGGAGCGACCTGTGAGGGAATTGAGAACCCTCTGCCCTTTTCCATTGAAGATGTTTACAGAAATTCTTCAGAATAATGCTGAATGGCACTTTCCcaacaaagaaaatattacaatcatcgttttaatgtttaattataTGAACTTGACCAAAGAGTACGAGAGGCAGCCGATTTTTAGAGCGGTTTGTCTTCAGCTACCTCATTGGACGGCACAAACGGCCCTTGATGTCAAAACAGCTGCAAATGCTCCTCTTTACCTGCTTAGTCACGGGAAATTTTGACTGGATTCTTACTTTTTTGATGTACTTTAAATTTATCTTGACCGAAATGTCATTCtcaggggttttttttttggtgattcTGCTCTATTACTTTTCAGAATTATGTGGCATGAATGTCTATGTGTGAACTCAACCACCCTTGAATGAATGACTATTAAAATTTTTATGACCATATTGTACGGTTTTTAATTTTATGCAAAATGAAAGcgatttcaaaacaaaaccttgTCACAGTGAAGCTGGACAATGCTGCAATATGTAAATGGTCACAAAAGACTTGAACCTTATTTGCAAACTTTTTGCAgcattttaaaaatactttaatagcaTGTTGGTCTCATCCAGACATTCAACACATCCCACTCCTGTTTGTAAAGCGTCATCACAAGCAACAATTCTCTAAGTAGGTTTAGTATAACAGATCAGCCCGTTCTTATCTACGTGCATCTGAACGTACCGGATGAACAGATCACAAGGGGAGCTTATGGCATCGGTATAGAATAGCGTTCCTTCATGACTATGCAAGACGCACTGCATGAAGCGCTTTACTTAGTTGTCAGAATTTTCAACTACATTTTTGTGGTGTGAACGGCACTTTGATGAAGCGGAGCTGCTCTGAGCCCCGTTGTCTTCTGATATTCTATTTATCAGCTGGCCCTTGGTCAATGACGACTACTCGAGACAGTTTCAGACCGGACACGCGCGTTATTTCAATCACAGTTCAAGTTATGTCAAATAAAACGTCTATTACACAGCAAAGCCAAATACTTTCACATTGCTAAAGACAACATTTAAGCTGGAAATTTTATTGAAACTCTTATACGCAACATACCTATAACCTGTCTGAATTGTGAATGATACAATGTTCGTCCATTGCGTGCAGACACCAGACACCTGTAGATCCGGCGCACAGCGACGCGCAATGACGGCTTACTGGATCTCGTGTAACGGCGCAGAGCTCAGACCAGAGGGCTCGTCTGGGGAAGGCGTCGATGTCGCCGGAGAGGGAAGTCTGTCCGACTCGGAGCCGGCGTGAGCGCGGCTGAGTATTGTGTCCGAGTATCGTGTCTGTGCGTCCAGTGCCGTGGAAGAAAAGACAAAGCCCGGTGAAGTCCAAAACCtctccacacaaacactcacggCTGCGTCTGTTTAGGTAGCGTTCAGCGGATGCATGCAGAGTCAACAGGCTCGAAATTTAGTCGTTACTGCAACAAGAGAAAGACGAGGAAAATGGAGTTCTGATGACGCCACACATAACGCGAGTAAAATGAATAGTGGTGCGTCGTACAGGTTGATCGTGACCTAAGCTGATGTATAAGCAGACAGTGGTACGTACATTTTGAAGAGAAGCAGGGGTTCCCTAATATTTAAGCAAATTTTAAAACTTGAGGGAGCATTTGatcttttctcttctctgtaaACATACAGATGTGATAGGTTTGTAAAGTATATGCacatataaaaacaaacatacattcatATAAGGGCAGGACAGGTCCTTCACACTAATAGACTGGTGTGCTGGTGggggaaaagaacaaaacaaactgaaagGTGTGTGAGTAGCAGAGAAaatagtaaaaaacaaaacaagaggttgattttgttttgctttacaACAGCTGTGTCAGTCTTTCATATTCCCCGGTGGCATATCTGCATCTGTGAAGTAAGTATAGTCCACAGAGGCCATTGGTCTAAGATTTCTCTGGGTTTGCCCTGTGCGCGAGGGGGCAGCCTTCCTCGGGTGCCGATTGGCCGACAGACTCGTCACAGAAGCTGGCAGCCGCCCCTCTTCTTGCGCTTGCGGACCTGCAGTGCCGCTCTGGTGGCCATTTCAAACACCTCCCGCACGCCGTCCTTGGTCTTGGCGGAACACTCCAGGTAACCGAACGCACTGATGCGGTTGGCCATGTCTCTGCCCTCCTCGGACTTAACGGGCTCCTGGAGGTTTCACGTAAAGACGGCGGGTTAAAAATCACGCTGACTCTGCTCATTTAACAAGGAGTGATTTTGCAGAGTACTAGAATGCATTAAGTACATAAGTACTGTACCCGATTACAAAGGCTAAGTACAACTACTTTGAGTATTTCCCTCATGCAACTTTATACTTATCAACTACATCAGAGGTAAATAGTGTACTTTACAGCCACTACAGTCAAAATATTATACTGCacaatgtttttactttttaaagaaaatgtactCATAATACTTGTGTACTTTCGCGTCAGCGATATCCCTTTGTTCCACTGTCAAAAACACACCTGTTTCATCTTGGCCAGCTCCCTGCGCGTGTGCTCGTCGTTCCTCAGGTCCTTCTTGTTCCCCACCAGAATGATTGGGACGTTGGGACAAAAGTGCTTCACTTCAGGCGTCCATTTCTCGGGAATGTTCTCTGCAAGgaccaaatacattttaaaaaaaactcccaacTCATTTCCATACAAGGACAGTCGGCCTCTTGCACTTGTTACAAATATAACCATCACGGGTCCCTGACTGCGCTGATACCAGCTCGAGCATGCCAGCTAGAAGTCGCCGTTGTCTAGAAGGAGATGCCCTACTGTGATGGGATGAGGCGTCCAGAACAACAATAACACGGTGGGACAAAATGTGCTTGCTCATCTTTTAATGTGGAAACGAATTAAAATGCGGGGGTGGATGCTGTGACAGCGTTCTCAGCTGTAACCACTGGATTTTACTGCACTAACATACATTCACTTTCTCTAGATTCTGTCCTGTTTAAAAGCTAATCAAATTCTGTGTTAATGACTGAAAAAAGTAACCAGCGGCCTTGACTCACTGAGGTAGCTTAACAAAGATAAAATTATGACATTATTTTAAATCAGGTCAATCTCTTGGGTCACTAAAAGCAAACAGCGATGAGAGTTTTATCATTACTTGAATCGGAGACAACACTCATATTTCTAAGTGTGTAAACGATTTGTGTGCAGCCTCACCTAAACTGTCCGGGCTGTCTATGGAGAAGCACATGAGGATGACGTCCGTGTCGGGGTAAGAGAGAGGCCTCAGTCGGTCATAGTCCTCCTGACCTGCTGTGTCCCACAACGCCAACTCCACCTGCGGAAGAGGAGAGAACGAGAAGAAACAAAGTGAGGCTTCTAGCAGAGAGCCCAGTTTAGGCACCACTACGGCTTCAGCAGGGTGAGTGTGGTGGAACAGATTATGAGCGAGGAGAATATGGCGAACGGAAATAGAGGCAGAATAAAATGGAAAGATGAAGGGAAAATAGCAATTAAAACCATTAATGCATTTCGTTCCTAAAAAGCAATTCTCCCAAGGTTGAGATTGTTCCCCCAGGACGATCTTAGGCTGTTAATCAAACCTGCTCTAGATAAGACAAATTGCCAGCAAAAAACACTTGATCATCAAGGTCTGTAGCACATGCTCCAAGGCACCCAAAGCCCCCACGTAAGAATGTGTTCTACACAGCAGACGACACGGTTCACGGCATGAACCAGAGGACTGGGAGAAAAACAAGGGGGCAACTACAGCGCGGTATCAGCGGCTCTGGACGTTTCACTTCTGCAGTCACGTTCTGCCGAATCTTGAGTGGCCGCACCGATCTGGCCTCCACCACGGTTTACTGCTGCTCTGGGATTATTTTACCACTAGATGTCTCCCAGGGGTCTGACTCATCCATGTATTTTACCAGGAGGCTTCCTGTGTGAACTTCTCGTTGAGCactcattttagtttttctaaCCACAATAAACTTAGTCAAAGAATGAAAAAGTAGAGGTCAGTGCGTTGAACTTTGACACGAAAGACTGAGAAAACTATTTCATTCCACTTAAAACATTATTATAAATCTGACTACAGTCAGCTTTGTAAGAGCAAATAACAACAGGAAATGGGAGATTAGTCATGAAGAGACTGGTCTCAGCTCTGGGCAGGAAGGTGCCACTGATCCATTTCCTGTTGTTGCAGGAGGTTTGCGGTTTTATAACAAAGACCCAAGGATTTGCTTACAATAAGCACGTATCCCAATCGGCCTTCACGGCACATGCTTCTTAGGCAGCATGGCCACATCTTTATCGCTGCGCCAGCAGTTTTACTGACACATAAACCTGCCTGTTCTCAGGAATGGCTTGGATCATCAACGGTGGAAGAAGTACTCATCCTTTACTCATGTAAAAGTGCTCCAATACAAGTTAAATACTCCATTTTTTTGGACAGAAGATCAATCTGTATTTCACCTCATAAAAGATCTTTGCttcttttgaccttttttggCCTCAAACTGCTGAATCCcatttgtgtgattttgagttGGTATTTATTTCATCTCTGACATCTGACAAGTAATCAAAACTACAGTTCGTAGTTTTCACTAAGTTATATTAAATAAGCATGttgggttttttgggggttgGGGTTAAGCAACAAGTCTAATTACactaataaatgtatttaaccaCCGTTTAATATTCATACTCATCTacccaaaataaatgaatatgtaaACTTTAAATATTAAGTACCTGTTTGCCATCAACTTCGATGTCGGCGATGTAGTTCTCGAACACGGTGGGCACGTAGACCTCCGGGAACTGGTCCTTGCTGAAGACTATGAGCAGACAGGTCTTCCCGCACGCACCGTCCCCAACGATCACCAACTTCTTCCTGATGGCTGCCATCTACAAACAGAACACAGCGTGGGCGGCATTTATCATAATAAAACAGACAGTAAACTGGGGAGAAGCAAAGGTCTTCAAAGACAGGAGGGAGGTGAAACAATCCAACTGGAAATAGGAGGAAAACAAGCTGCTTCCTCTAATGGACTAGAGTCACAGTCTggacaaagccatttgttgtGAGTAAACTACGtacgtacgtacacacacacacacacacacacacacacttttatgtgGACTCCTCAGCTTTTTAGCATTTTTCAGGTTAGTGTTTTTAAGACCCTGTTTTTAGCTTAGCTGGAGGACAAAGTGGAGCATTTGGCAGGTAGAGAGCCAGTCAGGGGAGACGGGCCTAAAAAAAGGAGATAATTTAGCTGTAAACGACTCATAATGAATGTTAAGTATTTACTGGGTGTGTAAATAAGCAACTCCTTGCGCAGAACTTTGCCGTATAAACTTAACAGCTGCTAATTCAGTGTGGTGTTTACTGCTTGTGAACACATGTGGCCAACAAATGATCTTTTGCGGCTTCAAGAAAACAAGACATAACCCAGGAAAGCAAAACGTCTACATCATCAGATCCCCAATGTAATGTCAAACTGCAACCCTGCGGTGGGGAAGGTAAACAGTTCAGTGTATCAACAGTTGTTTCCTCAAAAGGTTGTCAGTGGGTGGGCAGGAAAGGTCCGCTTGATaccaaataatttaataaacctCCGTTTTTATGTGTATTAATGGGAACAGGACGGCTCCTCTACATAGAGGGACCAAAATGTGTAAAGCGCATCACCACTGattttatttagcttcatctCCACTACCACAGGAATCAAGAGATTTTAGAATGTCTTTCCCTCCCGCACATTAAATCAGGCCAGTTTGTCTCTGGAGAGAGCCGCCTGTTCCAAGTGATAGCAGACCGCGGTTTCTCCATTCATCATACTGTCACTACCTAAAggaggacacacgcacacaccttatTGCGGACGGTGGCTCTCCCAGCGTGCTGCCGGCGGTTCAAGGGCCACGCAGGGTGCTCAGTGAGGGTAACGGCCCCGTACCTTtgcactagtgtgtgtgtgcaaaaagtGGCAGCACATAACGGGAGCAGACACTCCAAAGAATAAATGAGCGCAGATGTTCAGGCGACTTAGAAAATTACCTGGACTATTTTTCTACAACATAAATAACCAAACCAACGTTAAGAACACGTAAAGTATTGAAAAATGCACTAAGTGGGGATGCTAATGCAAATATATGGTAGAAAAAAGCAGATATTGTCAATTTAATGAATCATGTACATTCAATAACATATTTGTCAACCTCTGCATTGCAGCATAGCAGTGAAGAGTCAGCTGTTAAGTTGGCAACCAGTGACATTATTTCTTATTCAGTGTTATGGTGGTGCTGTATTAGTAACTCATAAACTATCCGTCTTCATGCTCTTGCTGCCAGAAGCTCAGTTTTGAAAGAACATTCCTTCCGTTTGTCAGAAAACACCTGCAGGCGCATTATGTGCTTTGTGGATTTTTCCCACGACATTAGTGTCCTCACTTTCCCTCCTtacttcctttctttctttaagtGATTTCCTGGGATGACGAACagtagagggaggagagaatatgagccaaaagaaagacaaagaaatcTTTTTCCCTCATTCTTTCTGGTCAAACTCCTCCCCTCAGTTCAAATGAGCTTTATTAGCACAATGAGGTCTTATGGAGACAAGACACACATATGACAGTTAATATAATGTATAGCAAGTCAAAACTAACTGATGTTTCATTAAATCTAAACATGATCCC
It encodes:
- the LOC120829263 gene encoding rho-related GTP-binding protein RhoA-D, with protein sequence MAAIRKKLVIVGDGACGKTCLLIVFSKDQFPEVYVPTVFENYIADIEVDGKQVELALWDTAGQEDYDRLRPLSYPDTDVILMCFSIDSPDSLENIPEKWTPEVKHFCPNVPIILVGNKKDLRNDEHTRRELAKMKQEPVKSEEGRDMANRISAFGYLECSAKTKDGVREVFEMATRAALQVRKRKKRGGCQLL